Below is a window of Pogona vitticeps strain Pit_001003342236 chromosome 9, PviZW2.1, whole genome shotgun sequence DNA.
TTTGCTGTTTTCATCCCCTACCGATGGGATTTGCAGTGGCTGAGTGGGCGGGCAGCAGGCCATGGGTCTTCCCAGTCCATTTTCAGTGCCCCCCCCGGTCACCTCCATGCACCCAGTCCTCTAGGTGTTTCTGCTAAAGCGGCCCCAGGGAATGGAGGGCATGCCGGCTTCCCTGTAAAAGGTCCAGGAGCCTTGCTTTCCCTCTCCTGGGCTTTCCACGTAGCCAGTTGCTAAATACCAGGGCCTAAGCCACAGTATTTCTCTACAAGCGACACCACCATCCAAGCCGGGAGGCCCTCGGCTGTGCCGCAGGTACAGTTATTTAGCTATTTAGCTGTCTTCTCTGCCCATGCTCAGATGTCGTACTACTGTCTGCACCGGTGGCATCTCAGCCTTGCCTGACGGAGCTCCCCAGTCCTCCTGGCTCTCGGCAAGCTCTTCTTAAAATCAGAGATGTCAGATTTGGGTTCCTTTAAGAGTTCGGGGGGGAGGAAATCCCCCACCCATCCCACTGGCATTGAAGGCGATCCTTTtaatctcccctccctccttccccatgtttggtgtgtgtgtgtgggggggaacctcCTGGGATCCCCTTGACTTTCATTTTATCTGGGCCCCTTCTTTAACTAGCTCTCTAGACGTGCTGACGGATAAATGGGGTGCTCCTAAAATGAAGGTGCTTCAGGGCTGGGTCTGTCCCTATAACCCCCCTGGCCAGCTTGTGCTCAGTTGCAGGTGGATGAGAAGAGGCAGCCCTTGAAAAGCAAGGAAAACAAAGGGGCCTTGAATGGGGAGAAAGGCTCCAGGAAGGTGCGTACGTGGGGCACTGGGTGGGTGTCCTTCATCTGGGGCCGTCAATCCGAAAGCCGCCCCCACCTTTCTGGCCTGGTTAGGATGGACCTATAcaggggggctggggggggagggagagccatgTCTATCTTGGCAGCCAAATAAGTGTAAGTAAGAGCAATTTTTATGGCTCATTAAAGAATAAGACGTTTTTATGGCAGAAGGTTTCACAGATTGCAGCCCAAAAGTTGGGAAGCCGGGGGGCCCAGGGCGCTCCTCAAGAGGCCCCTCTCCACCTCACCCCCATTGTTCTCATAAAGCTTGGCAGGGAAGtcccaagggggtgggggtgggtctaGAGGGATGCCCCTCCTTCCCTGGCAGGGAGGTGGCTGCCTTTTAACGCTCTTGCCACCCAAACTGACCTTACAGAAGAAAGCTCCCGGAAGCTATGACAAGGAACGGGTGCCCGAAAAGCCAGGGGCTGTTGCTTGCCGGATGCCAGCAGAGCCCCCTTTGCAGAGAGGTAGGGGTGATGAAGGGGGAGGCCAAGCCtttggaggtgggagggggaaagagggaccTGAAGGGCCCAGCCTGGAAAGGGAAGGGCAAGCTGCTGGGGCCCCACGCATCCCTTTTTCCTGCTCCCGAAGCTGCCTGGTGTCCCACAGAGCAgattctcctccttccctccctccctcaggggTTCCTGCCTCTGAGTCCCTTGTGGCGGAGCTCTGTCAGGCCCTGCGGAGGATGAACATGAGCCTGGAGAGGGACGACGTCTCCGACCTCTTCAGCAGCATGAGGGTGCGTTGGAGGAGATGGAGGGGAAGGCAGCGTCGGGGGGGGGCATCTCTGTTCATCCCCCAGCCTAGGTCTAGAACCCCCGTCCAAGAGAGAATGAGGGAAGGGTCTTGGACACCCCCTTGCCACCTCCGCCACCACCCCTCCATCGGCTCCATTTCACACAGCCAGTGGGAGGAGACTCTGGGCCACAGGAAGGTCTGGTTGGGAACAAGAAAGAGGGGCCTCGTGGACCGAGTGGGCTGCTGAGAGggagtggctggctggctggcttggccGCTGGCGGGGTTGAGAAGGACCCATCTCTCGCCCGGATCCCTCCCGTGGTCCTCTCCATCCTTTTCCTGAATCCCTTGGAGCAGCTGCTGGCCAAAAGCCTGATGCGGTGGAAGAGTACACGGGGTCGTCATGGGTCTGGGACCCCAGGGGGTTCCGAGGAAGATAATCTCAGAGGTCCCTTTCCTCCCCTCGCCCAGCAGAAGCTGCCCCCTTACACGTTCCAAGGGTCTGACCTGCCGCGCTCTGTGACTGCTGAGATGCGTGCCCTCGTGGTGGACTGGCTGGTGCAAGTGCATGTAAGCAACCTGGAAGGAAGTCTCCGCTCCCCCTACaccccctcctccaccacctcccccTTGCCTGCTTCTGGGGTACAtgatttcattttctgttacaccaagtttcgtcatgtaccacagctgtgcAACATTAAGTTTTAATCCTCAATAACCACACCTGAATACAGTAGAGTGACTCatggtaaaatcagccattttacatttaactgtaCAAcgttaatatttaatacattccCATATCAAAATCTCAGCAACCTTGGACCCGAATCTCTGGTGCTGGGCCCACATCCTGGCTGTGGCTTTGCCCCATTCCTTCTCCTGACCCCCACGGGCCACCCTCCTCCTACACGGGATTCCCTGCCCCTCTTTGTCAGCCGCCTGTGGTCCCGACTCTCCTAGGAATACCTGAACCTGGCCGACGACACGCTCTACCTGGCCGTCTACCTCATGAACGCCTACATGAAAGCAGGCAAGGTGCGCGTTTCCGGCCTCCAGCTCCTGAGCATCACCTGCCTCTTCCTGGCTTGCAAGGTGGAAGAAAGCGTTTGCCCAGAGGTAAGCAGCGGCCGGCCAGAGCGCGCCGCCTGTATCTGGTCCTGGAAGGGCCCTTCAAGATTTGGTCCCTCCGGGAGAGACGCCAGGTAGAGAGGCTGACAGTGCAAGGCTTTGGCTGCCCCTGGCCTGGAGGGAGGGCTGCTTGCCTTCCTGTTCTGCTAGCCACTCTGGGATATGACCCAGCACTCCTGGGGCTGGGCTTGCTTGGTCCAACCGAGCCTTGGGGGCCCTCTGACCTCTAGCCCAGGGTAGGCTTTGGCGGGAGGGATAAGCCCCTGCACCTCACGGAAGCCCTTCCCAGCCCCCTGCCCCTTCACGGCACTCCTTTGCCTGCCTTGCAGCCAGCCCAGCTCTGCTTCATGACCGAGGACTCGTTCAGCCGGAAGGACCTCCTGCGCATGGAGCGCAAGGTGCTGGGGGGCCTGAAGTTCCGTCTGCATTACGCCGCCAACCCCGTCCACTTCCTCCGCCTGATGGCAGAAGTCGGCCGCTGCCCCTTGGAGGTGAGTGGCTGGAGGctggggcagggaggggagggTCAGAAGCCTGACCCGGCGGTGGGAAGGCAGCCCTTCCGCCCTGCAAAGCACaggttgttgtgttgctgtgaTGTACCTTCAGGTCGCCTCCGTCCCTACGGTGCCCCTGTGAAGCAGCCCTCTCCAGAGTGCCCCATCCTTAACTGCCTCGCTCCGCTCCTGCAGAGAACTCCAGAAGCTCAGGCCTCCCTGGCGGGGCCTCCGTGTCTCCGGGAGCCTTGCTTCCCAGCCTTGCTGCTCTTGTCCTTTCTTCCTGACCTTGGTCACTCCTGCCAGAGAGGGCATGAACCCATCTTCTCCTCCTCTCAGAGGTGGAGAGACCCTTTTGGGCTGAGTTCTGTTCCTCCGGGATGAAATTGACCCATCAGGACTCCGTTTTGTTGGCAAATGGGAGGCGGGCAGGGCTCCGGGGTCCTTCTCTTCCCAACACACCCTTTGCTGCCTCCCTCAGGTCCGGTATTTGGCCCTCTATTTCCTGGAGCTGTCTCTGATGGAGGTGGACTGTGCGCATTTCGAGCCCGCTCGGCTCTCACTCGCAGCCTTGCGCCTGGCACAGAGGCTGTTGCTGCAGGAGGCCGGCCCCAAGGATGGGAAAGCGCTCCAGGAAGGCCCCTCCAAGCTCCACCTGTACAGGTAGGGGCCAGTACGTTGATcgatttaattattatttcagtttaataTACCCCTCCCACTAGTGCTGTAGCACTGctttgggtggttcacaataaAGATGCATAATCCAGTGAGTAATATAATAAAACTGTAAACCATCAAATCATGTTTAAACAGAAAGCAATGGAGCATAAAGACAgctacataaaacaaaacaaaatgaaaccagaaCACAGACAACAAATGACTGGACAGAGAGGCAAGATTGACGCAGTCAACTAGGGTCGGGAGTGGAAGGCCTCCCTCAAgagccatgtcttcaattgccttttaaatattgtgaGGGAGGAGGCCAGGCGAAACTCCTCCAGGAGCTGATTCCAGAAGGATGGGGCCACCAgggagaaggccctgcctctggTTGAAGATGTATGGGCCTCCTGAAGGAACCTCATCTGCGAGGACCTGGTGGGTCGGGCAGTTGACTttggggaaagatgctccaataagtaacatgggcccaaaccatggagggatTTGCATGCAAGAGAGTCAAAGGAAAGTGTGTTAGCGGCCTCGCAGCTGTGGGGCAACCCTGAGCTTTCGTATTCCAAAGGGTCTGctgctcttctctccctcccccttccccccctccccttgaccTTCAGCTGCTTCTGTCTCCTTCCAGTGAGGCCGAACTGTCGGCCATCTATCCTTACATGGCCAAGGCTGCCCTGCAGGGACCCAGCTCTGCCTTTCAGGCCACCTTCCTGAAGTACTCCCGGCCCCAGAAGCTTTGCATCAGCACCAGCCCCGCTCTTGCTGCCTCGGAGTTCTTGAACCGCTGCCTCGGGGCCCCTGCTCCTTGAAAGAGGATTACTCTGGCTGGACACCCTTCCAGTGACGGGTCGAAGGCTGGCCAAGGACCCTTGCCCTGGCTGCCATGATGGGCAGGTGGACAGGGGACTCATGGAGGCAAATTCCGTTGCCACAAACTCACCAGCCTGGGTGAGTGTGTAGCCTTCGTTGtgttcctctctcttctcttcctctttttatttcttctgtttcgGCTCTCTGTGCCCATGTGTCTCTTCCCTCCCTGCTCAGGtccttctgctttttctctcctTCACTTCTTGCCTTTGAGCAAAACTGGGCCAGGAGGTCTGAGGACCACTTCTCCTTGTGCACCCCTTTGAATCGCCCCaggatggcttttaaaaaagagaatcagGAACTGTAAGAAAAAGCCAGCTCTGaaaaatgtttaataaagtgttttACTCTCTTCTTGAATTGCTTTCTTCTTTCCAGGGCCTGTGTTGTGAGTGTATTCCTTTACATTGGATCCATGCTTTCTCTTGGAGAGGGTTGCTTTCTCAATAAAAGCAGCGGGGAAACTTTCCCTCCCATGCCAGCAAAGAGAAACAGCTCCCGGGTGTCCCAGGAAAGCCACCTGCAAACTTTGACACCCTCTTATTTAAAACCATTTCCGGTGTTGCTTGGAGACTGCATTGCCCCTGAAATATTTTGCTAAAACAGACACCCACAGTCAAATCGCTAATGTTTCCCCTCTGGGCCTCTCCCCACGCTCACTGATGCACCCACACTCCTCACCGCTGATATGATCATCATAACGCTGGTCCTCCAAGCATGGTGGATGTTCAATAGGCCAGGAAAAGGCTGTGCAGGGGGAGGGGTCTCTAGACGGTGATTCACTGGCGGAATCCTTGCCCTGATCCTGCCCACATCCGGCGGTGTGGGTCACAGAGCAAGGGGAGGGGTGACAGTTCAAGGGCAGCTTCTGTTCCCTTCCTCTTCAGAGAGCAGACCCAGGAACAACAAACTGGGGGGTCAGCCCCAAGGTTCACTGTGCAGGCTGGGGTGGGTGAAGAAAGGGGGGGCTCATGGGGCTGCCCCACAACAGATAAATTCCTGCTCAGAACAGCACCCTTTTGCTTGGCCCAGCAAGCCGGCTGTTCCTTGCAGGAGATTCTTTTTTTAACCCACTGGCCCAGGAGGCCCTTCTATCCAGTCTGGGGGCTATAAATTTCCCCCTGAAGCAGCACCTCCCAGGTCCCATCCCCAGCCCGCGTAAGCCCTGCGCTCCGCGGGGGAGGAGCCCAGCGTTTTCCTCCCGGGAGCCTCCCTTTCTTCCCTGCCCGCCTGCCggccttcctctctccccccccccccccgtcctccgtCCCTCCGTGCCCAGTTCGAAGACATCCGAGGTCAGGCTGGCGGCGGGCGGTGCTGATGCAGGAGGGAGAATTTCCCATCATGCACTAGGCGAGAGCGCTGTCCTCGGTGCTGAAGaggcgcccgccgccgccgccgccgccgccgctgctcacCCCGCACCGGTTGGGGACCAGGACAGGCCGTTCGCCCGCCGTGCCCGTGCCGTGCCAGTGCCTCCTTCCTCGCGGGCCGGGCGCCTCCTTTATGCACAGCACGCTCTTCCAGGTCGTCCAGCGGAGACAAGCCTTCGAGCTCGGGCGGGATGGCCCGCTGCCTGTGAACCGCGAGATGGAGGACAAGAAAAGCCCCTACAAGCGCAGCTGCCCGGAGGCCGGGGCGGGGAGCGGGGGGGCCGTCGCCCTGggggccggaggaggaggaggaggaggaggaggagggggaggaggagggggctaCCGGGCCcacgccgctgccgccgccgccgctgccgagCTGGAGGCCAAGATCCAGAAGGCGGTGGAGTTCAAGGCGGAGGGTGCCCGCTGTTACAAGCAGAAGAAATTCCGGGAAGCCATCGGCAAGTACCACCGGGCGCTGCTCCAGCTGAAAGGCCTGGAAGAGCCTTCCCCCGAGCTGGCCGAGAAAAGCCTCCTGGGACGGGCCAGCTGCTGGCGCCGGCTCTCCGAGGAGCAGCGGGCGCTGGTGGAGGGCACCGAGATCGAGTGTTACAACAGCCTGACCGGTGAGGACCGCAGCCCAGGGATGGtggtgggagaggggggaaacCCCTGGGAATGGGAAGGGTTGTGCGCCTGGCACCCCAGGAGGAGGGAGGTGGGAGGAGGCGGGCAGCTGTGCCCAGAAGGGAGTCCCTCTCCCCTGCCCAGCCTGGCACAGACTGGTGGGTGGCTGGGCAAACCTGGTCTCCTCTGGCGAGAGGATCCTTGCCACGTCCGAGCATGAACTGGCCAGGCACcttcctggaaggcagcccagTCAAGCTCTCTcttccaactccccccccccaatgtacatccaccacactccccccccccaaacaaccgGTGTCGAAGCCCTGTCTCCCTCCCGGTCTCATCAACTGGCAGGGATGGGATGAGGCTGACCATGGcaagggaaagaggggaggggagggacgaGATCGAGTCTCACCTGCTGAAGACCTCGTGAAAACAACTCAAGCATCTGGGAATCAGTCCTTGAGATGAGCGTCCAAAAAGAGGGCTCAGCCACAACCCTGATGGCACCAGTCAGATTTCAGAGAGAGGGGCTGGGGCTGACCTGAAGCAGAAGAGAGCGGGCAGGTGGAGGTCATTTGGCAGGgcgtcccccaccccacccaaagtCTGATGCCAGGCTTGCTCTGGAGTCCAGCTGGACTTCAGGCCAGAGAGGGATCCGCCTTGCGGCCGCTGGCGGCTGCTCAGGGCCTTTCCATTTCCCCTTGGGTGCTCTGCTGCTTGCCATCCCAGCCTGACTGGTTGCCGGGGAGATGAGGGCTGCCTCTAGAGAGTGCACTGCCAGTATTGAGTCGATGGCATTGGCAGAAGACACCCAGGAGGCAGCTCAGGGTGCCCtcgggaggagaagaggagggttCAGCCCTGCGGATGGGATGACGGGTCGTAGATTGATGGCCAGCTGGAAGTGCAGTGGGCCATCCCTGGGGGAAGGGCTGGGGTATCCCAAGGAGCGCCTCCCATCTGCCCCCCCAGTAACCCCCTGTCTCCTTAGCCTGCCTGCTGCAATCGGAGCTGGTGAACTACGAGCGCGTGCGAGAGTACTGCCTCAAGGTGCTTGCCAAGGAGAAGAGCAACTTCAAAGCCATGTACCGAGCGGGCATTGCTTTCTACCACCTGGGGGACTATGAGAACGCCCTTTTGTATCTGAAAGAGGCCAAGAATCGAGAGCCCACAGGTAGGTGCCCAGGTCAATCCTGCTGTTCAGGAAAgagagggatggagagagagagagagagagagaggtgtttggGGGATGAGCAGAATGCAACAGAAGGCAGATTTCTACACCAAATGTGTCAGGACCCTTGAGTGAAGCTGAGCAAAGGGTCTCTGGGAAGCTGCCTTTTCCAACCGGACATCAGGCCTGTGCAAGGCATTAAGCTGGCCTGCAAGACCTTTCCTTCTGGGTGAGGCCAACTAGGGCATCTTGGTCCTGCCGTGGggactcccagaaaggagaattatggaCTTTGCAACACAAACACCCCCCCTCTGAAATGCACATCCCTAACAGCTGCTTTTCTTGCTATCTATATGCACTGTTCTAAAACCTCAGAGACTTCCCATAGCTTGAGGTAGAGTTAGCCAACTTTGGTGGGCCTGTACCCAACCGTGTGAAATCCAGGACCATCTCTCCTGCCGGTCACTCCTGCTAGAGAACGCCGAGCCAGAAGTATCAAAAGTTTTTTGGGAAAGTGGGTTCCTCTGTTCTCTTGCGTTGGGTTCTGAGGCCACAAGAGGGACAGCGGGAATTTTTCCGCTTTCCGGAACCGCTCCTGCCCTCAAGATGGCTTTTGTGCCTTCTCTTTGTAGACACCAACGTCCTGCGCTACATCCAGCTGACAGAAATCAAGATCATCCGCTGCAGCCAGCGTGATAAGGAGGTGATGGCGTAGCACCGGGCCTGCCGGgccagagctgctgctgctgctgctgccaccaccgccaccgccgctcttcctcctcctcctcctcctcctcctctgatgtGGAAGACAGATGGAGCCTTCTCCACATGGTGCCAAGAGTGCCCCAAACCCACCCACTGCCCTTCCTCCCACCCGCCACGCTCCAGGAAAAATGCCATCCAGTGCCCGCCACGCCCTGGCAGCTGCCACAGCCCGAGAGTTTCCCGGTTCAGAGCGTTGCTCTCGAAGGACAGTCGGGCCCGTGTTCTCTCGGCTGCTGGACGGGATAATGTAGCATTTTGCCAAACACTGTTGGggttgcttattttttaaaaaatggatatatAAGAGCCTTTCCCTGGTGTGTCTCTGTCAGATGAGCCAAGTggcatggtgggggtggggtggggcacgTGTGAAAAAAGTGCTGGGGAAGCTCTGTGTTGGGGGGGTCCTCGGTACCATATGAAGAGCCAGAGAAGAGGCAAAGGGGGTCTCCTGGTGCAAATAGCCACTTGACCTGCAGCCTCTCTCCTTTGATGTGGCCCGTGGCGTTGCTGTCCTGCTTACTGCTTCCAAGAACACCTC
It encodes the following:
- the CCNP gene encoding cyclin-P isoform X1; the protein is MWGVWEKPMAFPERRPSWLVLQRGLELQVDEKRQPLKSKENKGALNGEKGSRKKKAPGSYDKERVPEKPGAVACRMPAEPPLQRGVPASESLVAELCQALRRMNMSLERDDVSDLFSSMRKLPPYTFQGSDLPRSVTAEMRALVVDWLVQVHEYLNLADDTLYLAVYLMNAYMKAGKVRVSGLQLLSITCLFLACKVEESVCPEPAQLCFMTEDSFSRKDLLRMERKVLGGLKFRLHYAANPVHFLRLMAEVGRCPLEVRYLALYFLELSLMEVDCAHFEPARLSLAALRLAQRLLLQEAGPKDGKALQEGPSKLHLYSEAELSAIYPYMAKAALQGPSSAFQATFLKYSRPQKLCISTSPALAASEFLNRCLGAPAP
- the CCNP gene encoding cyclin-P isoform X2, with amino-acid sequence MWGVWEKPMAFPERRPSWLVLQRGLEVDEKRQPLKSKENKGALNGEKGSRKKKAPGSYDKERVPEKPGAVACRMPAEPPLQRGVPASESLVAELCQALRRMNMSLERDDVSDLFSSMRKLPPYTFQGSDLPRSVTAEMRALVVDWLVQVHEYLNLADDTLYLAVYLMNAYMKAGKVRVSGLQLLSITCLFLACKVEESVCPEPAQLCFMTEDSFSRKDLLRMERKVLGGLKFRLHYAANPVHFLRLMAEVGRCPLEVRYLALYFLELSLMEVDCAHFEPARLSLAALRLAQRLLLQEAGPKDGKALQEGPSKLHLYSEAELSAIYPYMAKAALQGPSSAFQATFLKYSRPQKLCISTSPALAASEFLNRCLGAPAP
- the TTC9B gene encoding tetratricopeptide repeat protein 9B, with the translated sequence MHSTLFQVVQRRQAFELGRDGPLPVNREMEDKKSPYKRSCPEAGAGSGGAVALGAGGGGGGGGGGGGGGGYRAHAAAAAAAAELEAKIQKAVEFKAEGARCYKQKKFREAIGKYHRALLQLKGLEEPSPELAEKSLLGRASCWRRLSEEQRALVEGTEIECYNSLTACLLQSELVNYERVREYCLKVLAKEKSNFKAMYRAGIAFYHLGDYENALLYLKEAKNREPTDTNVLRYIQLTEIKIIRCSQRDKEVMA